A single Penaeus chinensis breed Huanghai No. 1 chromosome 7, ASM1920278v2, whole genome shotgun sequence DNA region contains:
- the LOC125027348 gene encoding transcription factor HES-1-like, producing the protein MGVQQQQVVNKARAPKPVSEARKIRKPLMEKKRRERINTSLNDLARLLTDAKMVKSDGGKANKLEKADILELTVKHLKALKTEGGDATAESNPTEEPASASYKEGFTKCMGVVDQTLSKAGKDALRERLLTHLQSCLKTLQPAASPTDARDAHTPQPSEDTPSRLAAPDAPVTPATSEDAQEPSTVQQEGAKDDSASKDSANPESAAKEAPRFTLVPTRLPTGAVAFLIQGGLDPRLLLPQDLTVISSSATSVPTPSPVASPTPAAQPAASAAQCPPTPPPSSTPCAPTPSPSASPSATPTSSPAPLPVHYQCSSPDPVQYPTHPHAHSPPTPPPSVSPQSFPREFSHFQPSTSSEEEEEMDTDEALSEEEDEEDVEIDVEVEDDGPYDLSMRRMWRPW; encoded by the exons ATGGGGGTTCAGCAGCAGCAAGTCGTGAACAAGGCCAGAGCGCCGAAACCCGTCAGCGAAGCACGGAAG ATTCGGAAACCGCTCATGGAGAAGAAGCGGCGAGAGCGGATCAACACGAGCCTGAACGACTTGGCGAGACTCCTGACGGACGCCAAGATGGTCAAGTCCGACGGCGGCAAAGCCAACAAGCTGGAGAAGGCTGACATCCTTGAGCTGACCGTCAAGCACCTGAAGGCACTGAAGACCGAGGGAGGAGACGCCACAGCCGAGAGCAACCCGACGGAAGAGCCTGCGAGCGCCAGTTACAAGGAGGGCTTCACGAAGTGCATGGGCGTCGTGGACCAGACGCTCAGCAAGGCGGGGAAGGACGCGCTCAGGGAGCGGCTTCTGACTCACCTCCAGTCCTGCCTGAAGACACTGCAGCCTGCCGCCTCGCCTACAGACGCCCGCGACGCCCACACTCCGCAGCCGTCGGAGGACACGCCCAGCAGACTCGCCGCGCCAGATGCACCTGTCACGCCCGCGACCAGCGAGGACGCACAGGAGCCATCTACAGTGCAGCAGGAGGGTGCCAAAGACGACAGTGCCTCAAAGGACAGTGCCAACCCGGAGAGTGCCGCGAAGGAGGCCCCGCGATTTACCCTGGTGCCGACCCGCCTCCCGACAGGAGCGGTCGCGTTCCTGATCCAGGGCGGGTTGGACCCCCGGCTCCTCCTGCCGCAGGATCTCACAGTTATATCCTCAAGTGCCACGAGTGTCCCCACGCCCTCGCCCGTCGCCTCCCCCACGCCCGCAGCGCAGCCCGCAGCCTCCGCCGCCCAGTGTCCACccacgcctcctccctcctccaccccctgcgCTCCAACACCGTCGCCTTCAGCCTCTCCGTCCGCCACGCCCACCTCCTCGCCCGCGCCCTTGCCAGTGCACTACCAGTGTTCCTCTCCCGACCCAGTGCAGTATCCCACACACCCTCACGCCCACAGCCCGCCCACACCCCCGCCCAGCGTCTCTCCCCAAAGTTTCCCTCGCGAGTTTTCCCACTTCCAGCCGAGTACGagtagcgaggaggaggaggagatggacacAGATGAAGCCTTgtccgaggaggaggacgaggaggacgtggAGATCGACGTCGAGGTGGAGGACGACGGTCCCTACGACTTGAGTATGAGGAGGATGTGGCGTCCTTGGTGA
- the LOC125027224 gene encoding bestrophin-2-like, whose product MTITYTHKVSDCKGFGSFWRLLFRWKGSLYKLVWPDTLVYCFLYFICSMVYRFALDDEQRRIFEHLSLYCDYFRNLIPISFVLGFYVSVVVQRWWEQYLSIPWPDNFALFCSSYISGKNGPPRLIRLTMLRYVNLNCALIFAKISPTVKKKFPSYKDLKEVGYMTSNEMRILEAQGSKSSVPVVFLPLLWACKLVERARTAGYIKDDFGVKLLLEELASLRNKSGMLLRWTEISIPLVYTQVVTMAVYSFFFFSVLGRQFLDPAQNYNNRTIDFFVPVFTLLQFFFYMGWLKVAESLVNPFGEDDDDFEMDKILDRHLEMSYLLGNITTLEDPTDQEDMYWGKTFSQHLDDGDLGLFSTPTRPPRPSFTKKEQLIKRTSTGSQPDAPSKQQNLLSRQHLTLDIQTESPKSGTSSLQRGRRLSQGQPIIKEDLLSDDGEDAESEGLAQTPTSQNRNPFDFMWEEMDVSPTSEILSPSRPVKQSSSLPPGFDNRPPLRVPETASDPKTEAKGHVNPGFEPTNPRTSPASFGNHVEGITNPRYSPEVPSTYPPESSANDAHLRADTQRLHAPGGGHIGALRKVPSSPSSLDQRK is encoded by the exons ATGACCATCACTTACACGCATAAGGTTTCCGACTGCAAGGGCTTCGGGTCGTTCTGGAGGCTTCTGTTCAG ATGGAAAGGAAGTCTCTACAAGCTGGTTTGGCCTGACACCCTGGTCTactgtttcctttatttcatctGTTCCATGGTCTATAGATTTGCCCTGGACGATGAACAGAGAAG GATCTTCGAACACCTCTCCCTCTACTGCGACTACTTCAGGAACCTCATCCCCATCTCCTTCGTCCTGGGCTTCTACGTGAGCGTCGTGGTGCAAAGATGGTGGGAGCAGTACCTGTCTATCCCGTGGCCGGACAACTtcgctctcttctgctcttcctatATCAGTGGCAAG aACGGACCTCCACGCCTGATAAGATTAACAATGCTAAGATACGTGAATTTAAACTGCGCTCTGATCTTCGCCAAAATTTCCCCGACGGTCAAGAAAAAATTTCCTTCCTATAAGGATCTGAAAGAAGTTG GATACATGACATCCAACGAAATGCGGATACTAGAGGCTCAGGGCTCGAAGTCCAGCGTCCCCGTGGTGTTCCTGCCTCTCCTGTGGGCGTGCAAGCTGGTGGAGCGAGCCAGGACGGCGGGTTATATCAAGGACGACTTCGGCGTGAAGCTCCTGCTGGAGGAACTGGCTAGTCTGAGGAACAAGAGCGGGATGCTGCTTCGCTGGACGGAGATCAGCATCCCTCTTGTGTACACGCAG GTGGTGACTATGGCCgtgtattccttcttcttcttctccgtcttggGTCGCCAGTTCCTCGACCCCGCGCAGAACTACAACAACCGGACCATTGATTTCTTCGTGCCAGTGTTCACCTTGTTGCAGTTTTTCTTCTATATGGGCTGGCTCAAGGTGGCCGAGTCGCTGGTCAATCCTTTcggagaagacgacgacgacttCGAGATGGATAAGATTCTCGACCGCCACCTGGAG ATGTCATACCTCCTCGGGAACATCACGACGCTGGAAGACCCGACCGACCAGGAGGACATGTACTGGGGCAAGACGTTCTCTCAGCACCTCGACGACGGCGACCTCGGCCTTTTCAGCACCCCGACGCGCCCTCCCAGGCCCTCCTTTACCAAGAAGGAACAGCTGATCAAGAGGACGTCGACGGGGAGTCAGCCGGACGCCCCGAGCAAACAGCAGAACCTCCTCAGCAGACAGCACTTGACTCTCGATATCCAGACGGAGTCGCCGAAGAGTGGGACTTCCTCACTGCAGCGAGGACGACGTCTGAGTCAAGGTCAGCCTATCATCAAGGAGGACCTCCTGTCCGACGACGGGGAAGACGCGGAGAGCGAAGGACTGGCCCAGACTCCGACGTCTCAGAACAGGAATCCTTTTGACTTCATGTGGGAGGAA ATGGATGTGAGTCCTACAAGTGAGATTCTGAGTCCTAGCAGACCAGTGAAGCAATCCTCATCGCTGCCTCCAG GCTTCGATAACAGACCTCCCCTGAGAGTGCCCGAGACCGCTTCAGACCCGAAGACCGAAGCCAAAGGACACGTCAACCCCGGCTTCGAACCAACGAACCCAAGAACATCCCCGGCGTCCTTCGGAAACCACGTCGAGGGCATCACCAACCCGAGGTATTCTCCCGAAGTGCCGTCGACATACCCTCCCGAAAGTTCTGCTAACGATGCCCACCTTCGGGCCGATACCCAGAGACTCCACGCTCCGGGGGGAGGTCACATCGGCGCCCTCAGGAAGGTCCCGAGTAGTCCTTCCAGTCTCGACCAAAGG AAATGA